The following proteins are co-located in the Phyllostomus discolor isolate MPI-MPIP mPhyDis1 chromosome 1, mPhyDis1.pri.v3, whole genome shotgun sequence genome:
- the C1H4orf17 gene encoding uncharacterized protein C4orf17 homolog, which translates to MSLKSPMSASQFESKSSHSMARTGSCFLVRHTPHPRRVCHIKGLNNVPICTVNDDENSLGTLWGVDQFNCLEKDEMPSAKCSYPPSTAPLESPVRGVSPAPNSVKVHPPRPHSEPCRKIQECFKTSSENPLVIKKEEIKVNNPPSPPKALSTDGSCSSEVMSTKTNVKGNTVCIPNYLDQEIKILAKLCNILRTDSLAEVLQWLLHASSKEKEWVSALIHAELAEINLLAGPRPHPRRRNISAEPAAVIGKSTKVKPPSESPVNSKVLASCREGHQLTRVSSQGSEENKAVPKEAEHKPPIVIRRNKMTIPVVEYFSKPKSPPGPKTQDSVPTKPMTARCLQGYNLSPQRTFSSLPYQR; encoded by the exons ATGAGCCTCAAATCCCCAATGTCTGCTTCTCAGTTTGAGAGCAAAAGCAGCCACAGCATGGCTAGAACAGGAAGTTGTTTTCTCGTCAGGCACACCCCTCATCCCAGAAGGGTCTGCCACATCAAAG GTTTGAATAACGTTCCTATCTGTACTGTGAATGATGATGAGAACTCATTGGGAACATTGTGGGGTGTTGACCAGTTCAACTGCTTAGAGAAGGATGAAATGCCATCTGCCAAATGCAGTTACCCACCCAGTACTGCACCCCTGGAGAGCCCAGTCAGAGGAGTGTCGCCAGCCCCAAACAGTGTCAAAGTGCATCCCCCGCGGCCTCATTCTG AGCCATGTAGAAAAATCCAGGAGTGCTTCAAAACTTCCAGTGAGAATCCCTTAGtaattaaaaag GAAGAAATTAAAGTAAATAATCCACCCTCACCTCCAAAAGCACTCTCTACTGATGGATCTTGTTCTTCAGAAGTGATGAGTACCAAGACTAATGTCAAAGGGAACACCGTATGCATACCAAACTATCTGGATCAGGAAATCAAA ATACTGGCAAAGCTCTGTAACATTTTACGTACTGATTCTCTGGCAGAAGTTCTGCAGTGGCTGCTTCATGCAAGTTCAAAAG AAAAAGAGTGGGTCTCAGCCTTGATTCATGCTGAACTGGCTGAGATAAACTTGCTGGCTGGCCCTCGCCCTCATCCTCGAAGAAGAAACATCTCAGCAGAACCAGCAGCAGTGATTGGGAAGTCAACCAAAGTTAAACCACCCTCAGAGTCACCCGTGAACTCAAAAGTGCTGGCCAGTTGTAGAGAAGGACATCAGCTGACCAG AGTGTCAAGTCAAGGATCTGAAGAAAATAAGGCAGTACCAAAAG aggctGAGCACAAGCCTCCAATAGTTATAAGAAGAAATAAGATGACAATACCGGTTGTAGAATATTTCAGCAAGCCAAAGTCACCTCCCGGGCCTAAAACTCAAGACAGTGTACCAACAAAACCAATGACAGCAAGGTGTCTACAAGGGTACAATCTCTCTCCCcaaagaacattttcttctttaccatACCAAAGGTAG